From a region of the Mercurialis annua linkage group LG1-X, ddMerAnnu1.2, whole genome shotgun sequence genome:
- the LOC126665640 gene encoding uncharacterized protein LOC126665640, which yields MDLRVGLVFLLVLGAGWASAARQIVDTEFSHNSMVISDIAIQMKDQEQEEKNQAANEGVGNEKVCSLCEDYASQALDYLSENRTQTKILSVLHQACSGVPTFKHQCVSLMDYYAPLFFTEVLSVQPEALCRKVNLCEEIVFISSKFQEDKCGICHRAVSEVLVKLKNPDTQLEIIELLLKACDSMENHASKCKRMVFEYGPLILTNAEQFLETKDICIMLHACDSPTVAGEEAATVLKADS from the exons ATGGATCTCAGAGTTGGTCTCGTATTTCTTCTTGTGTTGGGTGCTGGCTGGGCTTCTGCTGCTAGACAAATTGTAGACACCGAGTTTTCTCATAATAGCATGGTGATCTCTGATATAG CTATACAAATGAAAGACCAGGAGCAAGAGGAGAAAAATCAAGCTGCAAATGAAGGAGTGGGAAATGAAAAAGTATGCTCATTGTGTGAGGATTATGCTTCTCAAGCACTTGACTACCTATCTGAAAACAGGACCCAGACTAAAATTCTGTCTGTTCTTCATCAAGCCTGCTCTGGGGTTCCTACTTTCAAGCATCAG TGCGTCTCTTTGATGGACTACTATGCTCCTCTCTTCTTTACGGAGGTTTTATCAGTACAACCTGAAGCACTCTGTCGCAAGGTCAATCTTTGTGAGGAAATAGTATTCATTTCTTCAAAGTTCCAAGAAGATAAATGCGGCATTTGCCACCGTGCTGTTTCAGAAGTGTTAGTCAAGTTGAAAAATCCCGACACACAG CTTGAGATAATCGAGTTGCTTTTAAAGGCATGTGACTCTATGGAGAACCATGCTTCTAAG TGCAAGAGGATGGTATTTGAGTATGGTCCGCTCATCCTTACCAATGCGGAACAGTTTCTAGAAACCAAAGACATATGCATTATGTTACATGCCTGTGATTCACCCACAGTTGCTGGTGAAGAAGCTGCAACAGTGTTAAAGGCCGACTCATAA